A section of the Lates calcarifer isolate ASB-BC8 unplaced genomic scaffold, TLL_Latcal_v3 _unitig_1908_quiver_1666, whole genome shotgun sequence genome encodes:
- the LOC108891271 gene encoding NACHT, LRR and PYD domains-containing protein 1 homolog: protein MMSKDKIFRDLRLQENLLKFHGVVKKYSLFTTIGGMEIKVKAHKRDSLWFPREVSFYLGFTIRGLLAFGIQTKPSENRPPKRCASCGSDMAESKTDSCKWTAATPKRTTLNHAPTYSFQSEAGQFQCSVSGLRWVCKKKVSFMYQFRSWEEHKQKLDLVHCSPGGPLLDIRVTDGEFDEVHLPHWICIDGFSTVSDKFAVLHNDTFGNFLEQVSDATSRHVKLFHPNFSTHGVLRRAGFPVKAHCNVLIYQTKKAPPTLHVYLIPCDPALQQEVEQMERTSGSCIIQKPNPQKSLKILGSFILRTDAKTADISPAEIKLGHERGIPCFFMVLLKKTNRDFTLTLGDKEEDLWSCTISRDEYQN from the exons ATGATGAGCAAGGATAAGATTTTCAGAGATCTGAGGCTCCAAGAAAATCTCCTCAAATTTCATGGAGTAGTCAAAAAGTACAGCCTATTTACAACTATAGGAGGCATGGAGATCAAGGTGAAAGCACACAAGCGAGACAGCCTGTGGTTTCCCCGTGAAGTTTCCTTTTACCTTGGATTCACCATCAGAGGTCTGCTAGCCTTTGGCATCCAGACAAAGCCCAGTGAAAATA GGCCTCCAAAACGCTGTGCATCTTGTGGCAGCGACATGGCAGAGAGCAAAACTGACTCTTGTAAGTGGACCGCAGCTACACCTAAAAGAACAACACTAAATCATGCCCCAACCTATAG CTTTCAGTCTGAAGCAGGACAATTCCAATGCAGTGTGTCTGGCCTACGTTGGGTTTGTAAGAAAAAGGTCAGCTTCATGTACCAGTTTAGATCTTGGGAGGAACACAAGCAGAAGCTGGACCTGGTGCATTGCTCACCAGGAGGTCCCCTACTGGACATTAGAGTCACTGATGGAGAGTTCGATGAAGTGCATCTCCCACACTGGATCTGTATAG ATGGTTTCTCTACAGTTTCTGACAAGTTTGCAGTTCTACACAACGACACGTTCGGAAACTTTCTAGAACAAGTGTCTGATGCCACATCAAGACATGTCAAGTTATTCCACCCCAACTTCTCTACACATGGAGTCCTCAGAAGAGCTGGATTTCCAGTGAAAGCTCACTGCAATGTGTTGATTTATCAGACCAAGAAGGCGCCCCCTACATTACACGTTTATCTGATCCCATGTGATCCTGCTCTACAACAG GAAGTGGAGCAAATGGAAAGGACCAGTGGATCTTGCATTATCCAGAAGCCAAACCCACAGAAGTCCCTGAAAATTCTGGGTTCTTTCATCCTCAGAACTGACGCAAAAACTGCAGACATTTCTCCTGCT GAAATAAAACTTGGACATGAACGTGGAATACCATGTTTCTTTATGGTACTCCTTAAGAAGACAAACAGGGACTTCACGCTCACACTGGGAGATAAAGAGGAGGACCTATGGTCCTGTACAATTTCAAGAG ATGAATATCAAAACTAA